The window GCCGAATTTACCGAGATTGGTAATATTATTGCCGATCGACTCCTGAATCCTGAAGATGAAAGCGTCGCCGCCGAATGCCTGCGACGAGTCGCCGCCCTGTGCGATCGCTTCCCGTTATACCCGCACTTGTTCTTAAAAGTGCCGGCATTAGCTTAACTTTCCTGATTGGCAATGGGGAATTGGTAGTTGGAAGTGTACGGGTAAAAGGGTGATTCGATTTGAGATTTTAGATTTGAGATTTGAGATTTATTTTCGCATTGAATCTGGGAGATTGAACCTGAATCTAAAATTTTGGGATCGATTATCGGTCATTTCGGGGGCTTGTACCCGCTTTTGGGCGGAGCAAAGAGCCTAAAAAGATTGAGAGTTGTTCGTTGCGATCTTGACAAGCGGTTTTTATCGAAAATCTCGATCGCGAAAGGCGGTTTTTACTAAAGATATTTGTCGGGCGGCGCTGGTTAGATTAAGGGTATTTGTCGATCGCGAAAGATACCGCTCAACTCGGCCCGCTTGCCAAATATCGATCGCGAAAGAGTTGATCAATATTGCGATCGAAAGACGATTAATTCTAGAGTTATCAGTTAAAAACCTGACAATTCGCGTCCCGGCAACTCCCACTCCTGCAAATCTCCGGCTCCCAAACCCCCAGTCGCTCTTAAAGATGTTTCTTTGTGATAAGCCATCTGAAATGTAGTAGACTCTGCCTGACAGACTAATTGCCCCGCACTATTTAAAATTGATTTCAGATGCCGTACCAGTATCTGTACCACGTACTCGCTTTTCTGGTTTCCGCAGCCGTCGTCCTCTGGAGTACGCCAATAGTTAAAAAAATTGGTCTCAAAAGCGGGCGAGTCGATCGACCAGGCGAGCGAAAAGTCCACCAGCGCCCTATGGTGCGCTTGGGAGGAGTCTCAATCTTTCTAGGCACTCTGATTGCCCTGTTATGTGTCTGGCTCTCAGGAGGCTTCATCGACGCTAGCGGAGAAGTTCTCAATCGCAGAGACGAATACCAAGTTTGGGGAGTCACCCTCGGCGGCATCGGATTCTTCCTCATCGGTTTAGCAGACGACTTGTTTTCGCTCTCAGCCATAAAACGCTTGCTCATGCAAATTGGCGTATCCAGCATCGCTTGGATGGCAGGCGTACAAATTGAGTTTCTCACAGTTCCCTCCTTGGGACTGACAGATATTGGCTGGCTGAGCTTGCCAATTACTGTGATTTGGCTTGTCGGTATGGCCAACGCCATCAACTGGATAGACGGTTTAGACGGTTTAGCAGCAGGAGTTTCGGGGATTGCAGCAGTTGTCATGCTGATTGTCAGTCTGTCGATGCACCAACCGGCAGCAGCCCTAATTGCAGCAGCTTTAGCTGGTGGCACCTTGGGATTTCTGCGCTACAACTTCAATCCGGCTCAAATCTTTATGGGAGATGGCGGGGCTTATTTTATCGGGTTTACTCTCGCTGGAGTTGGAGTAATTGGGTTAGTTAAAACTACGGCTGTGACTTCTGTGTTGTTGCCATATTTAATTTTAGCTGTACCGATTTTAGATATGTCAGCGGTGATTCTCGATCGACTCCGCAACGGCAAATCACCCTTTATTGCTGACAAGCGCCACCTCCACCACCGATTGCTGGATGCAGGATTATCCCATCGATTTGCGGTTTTATTTATTTACTCGCTGACACTTTGGGTAGGAAGTTTAGCCCTAGCTTTTTCAGTTCCAAGTGGCATAATTTACGCTATGGGAGCTACAAGTTTGCTGGGATACGCTAGCTGGAAAGTTTGGAGACACGCTCGATAGACAGTTGGCAGTTGGCAGTTGGCAGTTGACAGTTGACAGTTGACAGTTGACAGTTGACAGTTAACAGCTAACAGTTAACAGTTAACAGCTAACAGTTAACAGTTGGCAGTTACTACCAATGCCCAATGCCCAATGCCCAATGCCCAATGCCCAATGCCCAATGCCCAATGCCCAATGCCCAATGCCCAATGCCCAATGCCCAATGCCCTGTTTGCCCAATGCCCAATGCCCAATGCCCAATGCCCAATTATGAATAACTAAATGGTTGCTGAAATTATTTGTGTTGGCACTGAATTGCTGTTAGGCGATATTCTTAACAGCAATTCCCAGTTTTTAGCTAAAGAATTAGCGAGTTTGGGAATCCCTCACTACTATCAAACAGTGGTGGGAGACAATCCAGAACGCATCA of the Microcoleus sp. bin38.metabat.b11b12b14.051 genome contains:
- a CDS encoding glycosyltransferase family 4 protein — its product is MPYQYLYHVLAFLVSAAVVLWSTPIVKKIGLKSGRVDRPGERKVHQRPMVRLGGVSIFLGTLIALLCVWLSGGFIDASGEVLNRRDEYQVWGVTLGGIGFFLIGLADDLFSLSAIKRLLMQIGVSSIAWMAGVQIEFLTVPSLGLTDIGWLSLPITVIWLVGMANAINWIDGLDGLAAGVSGIAAVVMLIVSLSMHQPAAALIAAALAGGTLGFLRYNFNPAQIFMGDGGAYFIGFTLAGVGVIGLVKTTAVTSVLLPYLILAVPILDMSAVILDRLRNGKSPFIADKRHLHHRLLDAGLSHRFAVLFIYSLTLWVGSLALAFSVPSGIIYAMGATSLLGYASWKVWRHAR